From Chryseobacterium joostei, the proteins below share one genomic window:
- a CDS encoding alpha-2-macroglobulin family protein, whose protein sequence is MKRFSKIFMLSLLSLGFSPVFAQKYYDDQWKKIAENSQKGAYKSNLPIILDLENKAMKENNTIQLIRSLKAEFSIVKQTVDDEKNDSASKFFSKLQDAEGKLKGEEKLVYQVLLNSFFLDYYNQNYWKINGRTNINTQDVSQIETWSKLDFKNYLTKSYQELDQQKQELKKASLEKYKTLFSGTKDIAYFPSLYDWYALKKISFLSENNLFTKNELTENRTSITAIFDDLIASNNGNSKLYFMKEKLVENCNFNQCKDKLEQLQNLAKSNVEGDYKVVIMEDIMTELVMKDKFKEALAIAEQAKSEYPKSPFIGNIKSKETQIKNPSLTIKYEKQTQNNLPIHFVAEYQNVTDFSLNIYEVKEDFTSLMKYVQNSYGSTNFKNVKKSLVKKENYQLSDAKDYKLHKTSLEIKPLPSGIYVVEYSVGGENDKTNDVDSQQNFYFIVSGSKIIYQNKSSRNSLSDELKLVNSENGKPVISENLTFHEFAGNNSVNKIEGKTNEKGVFQLPVTASKEYYRTFLIQQPKTNDFQIMQVYGNRTNTEDYNPNKESRTKAQIFTDRAIYRPGQIVYFKVVNTQLNKEIESVVSGLQQKITLLDANNQEVSSQKFTTNEFGSYHGSFTLPKGKLNGVFYLNTDGESDGYKDIRVEEYKRPKFEVTFEPVKDEYKYGQTIELKGRAMMFSGVALSNTTVNYEIKKHNIRWRYFWWYPRGDDNENSILGEAKTNEKGEFVIRLDLKKDEKLEGIQIDNYEINASVTDINGETQSANTQLSVASVSHYIKADDVKNAFSDENVKLKVETKNYNEQNLKKPYQVKLSKLAALDRIFRNNFKSEVQNLPKYSKNEFISKFPHDMFDKNDEIKNWKTEKVITDRQQPASTDNTQLSTSLDLGKLEAGDYQLELFNIEGKDTIRSAQYFSVWDKNLLKPSQKTFLTVIAPKDEVTRGEKTKVYVYSAIPDALVNVFVQDGSGKTISETHQLKNGILEYTANIPKEKSVSELNLQFQLVAFNDVETQSAALKIKDTEKPLKIQTVTFRDKLEPNSKEKWTIKVTGNDKEKVNAEVLANMYDMSLDQFAKNDYNWEKLYTPFTMISSYTMQDYLLQKRYQKRQEYYNGIYVDVPNFNWFDGSLYYNLGENAVRSPRKRGAVPPALSVRSKDTVTTRDIEEVVVMALGVQKKESFAGSVAGISVAADAAVEQSQQKESLDKVPVRQNLNETAFFYPNLKTDAEGNVSFEFTSPEALTKWKLMFLAHTKDARSATLEKEVVTQKEFSVTPNYPRFLREGDELNLQSKLSNLTDKKLSGSAELQILDAFTNENISSKFGAASGVQNFDLAENGNGALTWKLKVPNNVSSIILKVVAKAGAYSDGEQQAVAVLPNRMLVTDAVPVFVKEGETKTFVLDNLKDATSTTISNVSNTLELTTNPIWEIMFALPSLKSDQNSSADVIFNKWFADVLASEIFKANPKMKTIFEEYQSKGLLNSNLEKNQELKQLLLEETPWVLDSKNENEQMQKLALLFDTNTMKNSINQDWDEFKKLQNPDGGFSWYPGYPSSYGTSLYILKSLGKINSWLKDNVEDYQGSEQKELVSKLTQYVDTEISKYSDTKKVNVWSNWVLEYLDTRNYWEKQYPLKGKGATLKSLVKQQAKTAKITDFTFFGLHRAALLMNDYGMKEVSDKLMTYLKETSTDTKTQGVYWKQNLNDWGWFGSKVVNHAGALEAFNKLNSNDQNFIEEMKIWLITQKEVNSWGSSRGTSEVIFTILNSGKSWTGAESDKATIIWGGKELAPQTQATGYVKSAVKTETVDKNLATVTVTKPGPGIVQGGLFWQYYEDLDKIKSSENYISVTKELYKKVKTVNGEELQKISPETPLKVGDKVTVRMILNTDRAMEFIHIKDMRAAGFEPLEALSGYQWKNNLGYYQSTKDASTNFYIQYMPKGKYVFEYDVVANASGKFSNGITTMQNYYAPQMNAHTKGTGVQILE, encoded by the coding sequence ATGAAAAGATTTTCCAAGATATTTATGCTTTCGCTTTTATCGCTAGGCTTTTCACCGGTTTTTGCACAGAAATATTACGATGACCAGTGGAAAAAGATAGCAGAAAATAGTCAGAAAGGAGCTTATAAATCTAATCTTCCCATTATTTTGGACCTAGAAAACAAAGCCATGAAAGAAAATAATACAATTCAGCTGATCCGTTCCCTGAAAGCAGAGTTCAGCATTGTAAAGCAAACCGTAGACGATGAAAAGAATGATTCGGCTTCAAAGTTCTTCAGTAAACTTCAGGATGCTGAGGGAAAACTGAAAGGAGAAGAGAAACTCGTTTATCAAGTTCTTCTGAACAGCTTTTTTCTGGATTACTACAACCAGAATTATTGGAAAATCAATGGGAGAACCAATATCAATACACAGGATGTTTCACAGATTGAAACATGGTCAAAGCTTGATTTTAAAAATTATTTAACCAAAAGCTACCAGGAACTGGATCAACAGAAACAGGAACTGAAAAAGGCTTCATTGGAAAAGTATAAGACGTTGTTTTCTGGGACAAAGGATATTGCCTACTTCCCAAGTCTTTATGATTGGTATGCACTTAAAAAAATTAGCTTTTTATCAGAGAATAATCTTTTTACCAAAAATGAGCTTACAGAAAACCGTACTTCAATTACTGCCATCTTCGATGACTTGATTGCCTCAAACAACGGAAATTCCAAGCTGTATTTTATGAAAGAAAAATTGGTTGAGAACTGCAACTTCAATCAATGTAAAGATAAGCTTGAACAGCTTCAGAATCTTGCTAAATCTAATGTAGAAGGAGATTACAAAGTGGTGATCATGGAAGATATCATGACTGAACTTGTCATGAAAGATAAATTTAAGGAAGCACTTGCTATTGCAGAACAGGCAAAAAGCGAGTATCCGAAGTCTCCTTTCATCGGAAATATTAAAAGTAAGGAAACACAGATTAAAAATCCGTCGTTAACCATTAAATATGAAAAGCAGACTCAAAATAATCTACCCATTCATTTTGTAGCAGAATATCAAAATGTTACAGATTTTTCATTAAACATTTATGAAGTAAAAGAAGATTTTACATCATTGATGAAGTATGTACAGAATTCCTATGGAAGTACGAACTTCAAAAATGTAAAAAAGAGTCTGGTGAAAAAAGAAAACTACCAGCTTTCAGATGCTAAGGATTATAAGCTTCATAAAACTTCATTGGAAATTAAACCACTTCCGTCAGGAATTTATGTTGTAGAATATTCAGTGGGCGGTGAAAATGATAAAACTAATGATGTTGATTCTCAACAGAATTTTTACTTCATTGTTTCCGGAAGCAAAATCATTTATCAAAACAAATCTTCAAGAAACTCGCTGTCTGATGAATTGAAATTGGTTAACAGTGAAAACGGAAAACCTGTCATAAGTGAAAACCTTACTTTTCATGAATTTGCAGGTAATAACTCGGTTAACAAAATTGAGGGCAAAACCAATGAAAAAGGAGTATTCCAGCTTCCTGTCACTGCTAGTAAAGAATATTATAGAACTTTCCTTATCCAACAACCTAAAACGAATGATTTTCAGATCATGCAGGTGTATGGAAACAGAACTAATACGGAAGATTACAATCCTAACAAAGAATCCCGTACAAAGGCACAAATCTTCACAGACAGAGCCATATACCGACCGGGGCAGATTGTATACTTCAAGGTAGTGAATACACAGCTGAATAAGGAAATAGAGTCTGTAGTTTCAGGATTACAGCAAAAAATAACCTTATTGGATGCCAATAATCAGGAAGTTTCTTCACAAAAATTTACGACCAATGAATTTGGATCTTATCATGGAAGTTTTACCTTACCAAAAGGAAAACTAAATGGGGTTTTCTATCTGAATACGGATGGTGAAAGCGATGGGTATAAAGATATCAGGGTAGAGGAATACAAGAGACCAAAGTTTGAAGTAACCTTTGAACCTGTAAAAGACGAATATAAATATGGCCAAACCATAGAGCTTAAAGGGAGAGCTATGATGTTCTCTGGTGTAGCATTAAGCAATACCACGGTGAACTACGAGATCAAGAAACATAATATCAGATGGAGATATTTCTGGTGGTATCCAAGAGGTGATGATAATGAAAACTCAATTCTGGGAGAAGCTAAAACCAATGAAAAAGGAGAATTTGTTATTCGTCTGGATCTAAAGAAAGATGAAAAACTAGAGGGAATACAGATTGATAATTATGAAATCAATGCCTCTGTTACAGATATTAATGGTGAAACACAGTCTGCCAATACACAGCTGAGTGTGGCTTCAGTTTCTCATTACATTAAAGCAGATGATGTTAAAAATGCTTTCAGTGATGAAAATGTGAAACTTAAAGTAGAAACAAAAAACTATAACGAACAAAATCTTAAAAAACCATATCAGGTGAAGTTGTCAAAGCTGGCAGCTCTGGACAGAATTTTTAGAAATAACTTTAAATCTGAGGTTCAGAATTTACCTAAATATTCAAAAAATGAATTTATCAGCAAGTTTCCACACGACATGTTTGATAAAAATGATGAGATTAAAAACTGGAAAACAGAAAAAGTAATTACGGATAGACAACAACCGGCGTCAACGGATAACACTCAACTTTCGACTAGCCTTGATTTAGGAAAGCTGGAAGCCGGAGATTATCAGCTGGAATTGTTCAATATTGAAGGAAAGGATACCATAAGATCAGCTCAATATTTCAGTGTTTGGGATAAAAATTTACTAAAACCGTCTCAAAAAACATTCCTTACGGTAATTGCTCCAAAGGATGAAGTAACAAGAGGTGAGAAAACAAAAGTTTATGTGTATTCTGCGATTCCTGATGCTTTGGTAAATGTTTTTGTTCAGGATGGATCTGGAAAAACCATTTCAGAAACCCATCAGCTGAAAAATGGAATTTTAGAGTATACCGCCAATATTCCAAAAGAGAAGAGTGTATCAGAACTTAACCTTCAGTTTCAATTGGTTGCATTTAACGATGTGGAAACACAGAGTGCAGCCCTAAAAATAAAAGATACAGAGAAGCCTTTAAAAATACAAACAGTTACTTTTAGAGATAAACTGGAACCTAATTCAAAAGAAAAATGGACCATTAAAGTTACCGGAAATGACAAGGAAAAAGTAAATGCAGAGGTATTGGCCAATATGTATGATATGTCTCTGGATCAGTTTGCTAAAAATGATTATAACTGGGAGAAGTTATACACACCATTTACTATGATTTCATCTTATACTATGCAGGATTATCTGTTGCAGAAAAGATATCAGAAAAGACAGGAATACTATAATGGTATATATGTTGACGTTCCTAATTTTAACTGGTTTGATGGCAGCCTATACTATAATCTAGGTGAAAATGCTGTAAGAAGCCCAAGAAAACGTGGAGCTGTTCCTCCGGCACTTTCTGTCAGATCTAAAGATACTGTTACTACTAGAGATATTGAGGAGGTTGTTGTAATGGCACTTGGTGTACAAAAAAAGGAATCATTTGCTGGCTCAGTGGCGGGAATTAGTGTTGCTGCAGATGCAGCTGTAGAACAGTCCCAACAAAAAGAATCTTTAGATAAAGTGCCTGTACGCCAAAACCTAAATGAAACAGCATTCTTCTACCCGAATCTAAAAACAGATGCAGAAGGAAATGTAAGCTTTGAGTTCACATCACCGGAAGCTCTTACAAAATGGAAGCTGATGTTCCTTGCTCATACCAAGGATGCCAGATCTGCTACTCTAGAAAAAGAAGTGGTAACACAGAAAGAATTCTCTGTAACGCCAAACTATCCTAGATTCTTAAGAGAAGGGGATGAATTGAACTTACAGTCAAAATTGTCAAACCTTACCGATAAAAAGCTGAGTGGCTCTGCAGAATTACAAATTCTGGATGCATTCACAAACGAAAATATCTCTTCAAAATTTGGTGCAGCTTCAGGAGTTCAAAATTTTGATTTGGCCGAAAACGGAAACGGAGCATTAACCTGGAAGCTAAAGGTTCCAAACAATGTTTCTTCGATTATTTTAAAAGTAGTTGCCAAAGCAGGAGCTTATTCTGATGGAGAACAACAGGCAGTTGCCGTGTTACCGAACAGAATGCTGGTTACCGATGCTGTTCCTGTTTTTGTAAAAGAAGGGGAAACCAAAACATTTGTGTTGGATAACCTTAAAGATGCTACTTCAACAACAATTTCAAATGTCTCCAATACATTGGAATTGACTACCAATCCAATCTGGGAAATTATGTTCGCTCTTCCTAGCTTGAAGAGTGACCAAAATAGTTCTGCAGATGTTATCTTCAACAAATGGTTTGCAGATGTACTGGCTTCAGAAATATTTAAGGCCAATCCGAAAATGAAAACCATTTTCGAAGAATATCAAAGCAAAGGATTATTAAATTCAAACCTTGAAAAAAATCAGGAACTGAAACAACTGCTACTGGAAGAAACACCTTGGGTATTGGACAGTAAGAATGAGAATGAACAAATGCAGAAACTGGCGCTCTTGTTTGATACCAATACAATGAAAAACTCTATCAATCAGGATTGGGATGAGTTTAAAAAATTACAAAATCCAGATGGTGGATTCTCATGGTATCCGGGATATCCAAGTTCTTACGGAACATCATTGTACATCCTTAAAAGCCTTGGAAAGATCAATTCCTGGTTAAAAGATAATGTAGAGGATTATCAAGGTTCGGAACAAAAAGAACTGGTATCGAAATTAACTCAGTATGTGGATACTGAAATCAGTAAATATTCAGATACTAAAAAAGTAAATGTATGGAGCAATTGGGTTCTTGAGTATCTTGATACCCGAAACTACTGGGAAAAGCAATATCCTTTAAAAGGAAAAGGTGCCACCTTGAAATCTCTCGTGAAGCAACAAGCAAAAACGGCTAAGATCACTGATTTTACATTCTTCGGACTTCACCGTGCTGCTTTATTAATGAATGACTACGGAATGAAAGAGGTATCGGATAAACTGATGACTTACCTTAAAGAAACCTCTACAGATACCAAAACACAAGGTGTTTACTGGAAACAGAATCTCAATGATTGGGGTTGGTTCGGTTCAAAAGTTGTCAACCATGCAGGAGCCTTGGAAGCTTTCAATAAGCTGAATTCTAATGATCAGAACTTTATTGAGGAGATGAAGATCTGGCTGATAACCCAGAAAGAAGTAAATTCATGGGGAAGCTCAAGAGGAACTTCAGAAGTGATCTTTACGATCCTAAACTCAGGGAAATCTTGGACAGGCGCAGAAAGTGATAAAGCAACAATCATTTGGGGCGGAAAAGAGCTTGCTCCTCAAACTCAGGCAACAGGTTATGTGAAATCAGCTGTGAAAACAGAAACTGTAGACAAAAATCTGGCAACAGTAACGGTTACAAAACCAGGTCCTGGAATTGTTCAGGGAGGATTATTCTGGCAGTATTACGAAGATCTGGATAAAATAAAATCATCCGAAAATTATATTTCCGTAACCAAGGAACTTTATAAAAAAGTGAAAACCGTAAACGGGGAAGAACTTCAGAAGATTTCACCGGAAACACCACTGAAAGTAGGAGATAAGGTAACGGTAAGAATGATATTGAATACAGATCGTGCCATGGAATTTATTCACATTAAAGACATGCGTGCTGCAGGATTCGAACCATTAGAAGCATTGTCCGGATATCAATGGAAAAATAATCTGGGGTATTATCAGTCTACGAAAGATGCTTCTACAAACTTCTATATCCAATACATGCCAAAAGGAAAATATGTATTTGAGTACGATGTAGTGGCCAATGCATCAGGTAAATTCTCAAACGGAATTACAACGATGCAAAATTACTATGCGCCGCAAATGAATGCACATACAAAAGGAACAGGTGTTCAGATTTTGGAATGA
- a CDS encoding UbiA prenyltransferase family protein → MNILKILKKSVIDSQVYVSLMGTLFAVFFMKEQNTFRLPTVLLIFITYFSGYLYTKYQYTKHFFKILVLNAVAGIICAFLIIHNHNEIRLLKWFVIVVLGLLYNSFFLDVYIRKIPLLKVFYVGLVWALVNCWLTLPEFSLPIFLISFFYITALVLPFDIRDMNSDTVQTFPMLIGIQNTKYIAYALVFISSLIGVFYLKPLYAISFFSSTIITYILIYYSENKRDDAYFSFGVETCSALPFLFLLIMEYF, encoded by the coding sequence ATGAACATTTTAAAAATACTGAAAAAATCCGTTATAGACAGTCAAGTTTACGTATCCTTAATGGGAACACTTTTTGCAGTATTTTTCATGAAAGAGCAAAACACATTCCGTTTGCCTACTGTTCTTCTAATTTTCATTACCTATTTCAGTGGTTATCTTTACACTAAGTATCAATATACAAAGCATTTTTTCAAAATTCTGGTTTTAAATGCGGTTGCTGGAATTATCTGCGCTTTTCTGATCATTCACAATCATAATGAAATAAGACTGTTAAAGTGGTTTGTAATTGTTGTTTTAGGATTGCTCTACAACAGCTTTTTTCTTGATGTTTATATCCGAAAAATTCCTTTGCTAAAAGTATTTTATGTAGGATTGGTCTGGGCATTGGTTAACTGCTGGCTCACCCTTCCGGAATTCAGTCTGCCCATTTTCCTGATCAGCTTTTTCTACATCACGGCATTGGTACTTCCATTTGACATTCGGGATATGAATAGTGATACTGTACAGACTTTCCCCATGTTAATAGGCATTCAAAATACAAAATACATTGCCTATGCCCTTGTCTTCATAAGCAGCCTTATAGGTGTTTTTTACCTTAAGCCTCTTTATGCCATTTCATTTTTTTCATCTACTATTATCACTTATATTCTTATTTATTACTCTGAAAATAAAAGAGATGACGCTTATTTTTCATTCGGTGTGGAAACTTGTTCAGCACTTCCTTTTTTATTTTTACTAATAATGGAGTATTTTTGA
- the recF gene encoding DNA replication/repair protein RecF (All proteins in this family for which functions are known are DNA-binding proteins that assist the filamentation of RecA onto DNA for the initiation of recombination or recombinational repair.) yields the protein MIIKKLSLYNFKNHSEKKFEFSPQINCFVGNNGAGKTNILDALHYLSVGKSFLGNTDLNNIKKEEDFFTIDAEIQNEDSEDIIRITQPKEAKKVIKKNDKSYDRLADHIGYLPSVMISPYDSNLISDSGESRRKFLDSMISQTDSEYLFDLIQYQKTIQQRNALLKYFAKNRTWDKDSLEIYDEPITRFGTKIFNKRKVFVEQLNPIVQNFYQIISGGKETVSVIYESHLLENTFVALLKESIEKDRMLTYTSKGIHKDDLLFEMDHVLIKKIGSQGQQKSFLISLKLAQMSLVKELTKKTPILLLDDIFDKLDDTRVSQLIELVNKESFGQIFITDTHRERTESVVKKINEESIIFEV from the coding sequence ATGATTATCAAGAAGCTTTCCCTTTACAATTTCAAGAACCACTCTGAGAAAAAGTTTGAATTTTCCCCGCAAATTAACTGCTTTGTGGGTAATAATGGTGCGGGAAAGACTAATATTCTGGATGCACTGCATTATTTATCAGTAGGTAAAAGCTTTTTGGGAAATACAGATTTGAACAACATCAAAAAGGAAGAAGATTTTTTCACTATTGATGCTGAAATTCAGAACGAAGATAGTGAAGATATCATTAGAATTACCCAGCCTAAGGAAGCCAAAAAAGTCATCAAAAAAAATGATAAAAGCTATGACAGACTTGCTGATCATATTGGGTATTTACCCAGTGTAATGATTTCACCTTATGATTCCAATCTTATTTCAGACTCTGGAGAAAGCAGAAGAAAGTTTTTGGATTCCATGATCTCTCAAACGGATTCCGAATATCTTTTTGATCTGATACAATACCAAAAAACCATTCAGCAGAGAAATGCTTTATTGAAATATTTTGCCAAAAACAGAACCTGGGACAAGGATTCTTTAGAAATCTACGACGAACCGATCACTCGATTTGGAACAAAGATTTTTAATAAAAGAAAAGTATTTGTAGAGCAATTAAATCCTATTGTACAGAATTTTTATCAAATTATTTCCGGAGGAAAAGAGACGGTTTCAGTTATCTATGAATCTCATTTACTTGAAAATACTTTTGTAGCGCTTTTAAAGGAAAGCATTGAAAAAGACCGTATGCTTACCTACACATCCAAGGGGATTCACAAGGATGATCTTCTTTTTGAAATGGATCATGTGCTCATCAAGAAAATTGGTTCGCAGGGACAGCAGAAATCATTCCTTATTTCACTTAAACTTGCTCAGATGAGTCTTGTTAAGGAACTTACAAAGAAAACCCCAATTCTTTTATTGGATGACATTTTTGACAAACTTGATGATACCAGAGTTTCTCAATTAATAGAATTGGTAAATAAGGAAAGCTTTGGACAGATATTCATTACGGATACTCACAGGGAGCGAACTGAAAGTGTCGTAAAAAAAATAAATGAGGAAAGTATTATATTTGAGGTATGA
- a CDS encoding bacteriocin-like protein, translating to MKTVLTSKKLSRNNLKAIQGAGQMVCCLVSCGDTSQCIFWEQLPAECPEFPYCL from the coding sequence ATGAAAACAGTACTTACATCAAAAAAATTATCCAGAAACAATTTAAAGGCTATTCAGGGTGCAGGGCAAATGGTATGTTGTCTTGTTAGCTGTGGAGACACCAGTCAATGCATTTTTTGGGAACAATTACCCGCAGAATGTCCGGAGTTCCCTTATTGCCTTTAA
- a CDS encoding recombinase, which yields MKFFNSSTNFESVLKKYFSFKNETLSLEPFAEFLESVKRADFTDVLNFLRSNPNFAENFKHYIHNIFKGRPFNLSLTEANILSENAFFPELKKRILNKVLPPVENEKTVWYMIDNISLRPKKDLEYLHNLPENEINEFLNLLGAADFITKPNVKKELIFSMNILSWRVTGMAMEVEVVRMAPQYRNLDNPFLALQNELETLAEDLVKDPELQLHSKDSRYKQIKIYSEQCIEFVNIAFKNSAKYGISGKINQSLLKIKQQTDRIYEIVQLLVIDNEEDVLIKSKQLVFNILNYKSHKNNIADLINDSTRLISHLITNHTAETGTHYITSTRKEYMTMFYKASGGGIIVGALCVLKMLYGYIPGSDFSHAFLYSMNYAMGFIMIYLMGFTLATKQPAMTAATMTKVLSEEGNNKRNNTEFAHLVSKLFRSQFIAFVGNVLLAFPVALAIIYGLDVFFSQNLAVERSDKLLKDLDPFKSKAILHASIAGFYLFISGIISGNIGNNSVFYQIPERIAKNLSIRSFFGKKFAKGLSKYYAKNWPGIVSNFWFGVFLGATAPVGMFFGLDLDIRHITFAAGNFALGLYGKDFSVDSYTFWISFVTVFLIGFFNFLVSFSLSMFLAFRSRKMNFGQVSEIYKEIFRYFTKHPLKFFLPLSSGLDKKADDLMSSTISNKSEEH from the coding sequence ATGAAATTCTTTAATTCCAGCACAAATTTTGAGTCAGTTCTTAAAAAATACTTTTCTTTTAAGAACGAAACCCTTTCTTTAGAGCCTTTTGCAGAGTTTTTAGAGAGCGTTAAAAGGGCAGACTTTACAGATGTGCTCAATTTCCTGAGAAGCAATCCGAATTTTGCGGAAAACTTTAAACATTACATTCATAATATCTTTAAGGGAAGACCTTTCAACCTGTCGTTGACAGAGGCGAATATTCTTTCTGAAAATGCCTTTTTCCCGGAACTTAAAAAGAGAATCCTGAACAAGGTTTTACCACCCGTTGAAAACGAAAAAACGGTATGGTATATGATTGATAATATAAGTCTTAGACCGAAAAAAGATCTTGAATATCTTCATAATCTTCCTGAAAATGAGATCAATGAATTTTTGAATCTTTTAGGCGCAGCAGATTTTATTACTAAACCCAATGTAAAAAAGGAACTTATCTTCTCAATGAATATCCTTTCCTGGAGGGTAACAGGGATGGCAATGGAAGTGGAAGTTGTGAGAATGGCACCGCAGTACAGAAATCTGGATAACCCATTTTTAGCCCTTCAAAACGAGCTAGAAACATTGGCAGAAGACCTTGTAAAAGATCCTGAACTTCAGCTACACTCCAAGGACAGTAGATATAAGCAGATTAAGATTTATTCAGAACAATGTATTGAATTTGTTAATATCGCTTTTAAAAATTCTGCTAAATATGGTATTTCAGGGAAGATTAATCAATCCTTGCTGAAGATCAAACAGCAGACAGATAGAATCTATGAGATTGTACAGCTCTTGGTTATTGATAATGAAGAAGATGTTCTTATTAAGTCCAAGCAATTGGTTTTTAATATTTTGAATTATAAATCTCATAAAAACAATATTGCAGATCTTATCAACGACAGTACAAGGTTAATTTCTCACCTTATTACCAATCATACCGCAGAAACCGGAACACATTATATCACTTCTACCAGAAAGGAATATATGACAATGTTCTATAAGGCGAGTGGTGGTGGAATTATTGTGGGTGCGCTTTGTGTATTGAAAATGCTGTATGGATATATTCCGGGAAGTGATTTTTCGCACGCATTCCTGTATTCAATGAACTATGCCATGGGCTTCATCATGATTTATTTGATGGGTTTTACGCTGGCAACGAAGCAGCCGGCCATGACTGCTGCTACCATGACCAAGGTATTGTCTGAAGAGGGAAACAACAAAAGAAATAACACCGAATTTGCCCACCTTGTATCTAAGCTTTTCAGAAGTCAGTTTATAGCCTTTGTGGGGAACGTATTGCTTGCCTTTCCGGTGGCCTTGGCCATTATTTACGGACTGGATGTATTCTTCTCCCAAAATTTGGCTGTAGAAAGATCAGATAAATTATTAAAGGACCTTGATCCTTTTAAATCCAAGGCGATTCTGCATGCCAGTATTGCAGGGTTTTATCTTTTTATTTCAGGGATTATTTCAGGAAATATCGGAAATAACTCCGTATTCTATCAAATTCCTGAGAGAATTGCCAAGAACCTTTCTATCAGAAGTTTCTTCGGGAAAAAATTTGCGAAAGGCCTGTCTAAGTATTATGCCAAGAACTGGCCGGGAATTGTTTCCAACTTTTGGTTCGGAGTTTTCCTTGGTGCTACAGCGCCTGTGGGAATGTTCTTTGGGCTTGATCTTGATATCAGACACATTACCTTTGCAGCCGGAAACTTTGCACTGGGATTGTATGGAAAAGACTTCTCTGTAGATTCCTATACTTTCTGGATCTCTTTTGTAACGGTATTCTTAATTGGATTCTTCAACTTCCTGGTAAGTTTCAGTTTATCTATGTTCCTTGCCTTTAGATCACGAAAGATGAATTTCGGACAAGTGAGTGAGATCTACAAAGAGATTTTCAGATATTTTACAAAGCATCCTTTGAAGTTTTTCCTGCCACTAAGCTCAGGATTGGATAAAAAAGCAGATGACCTGATGAGCAGTACAATTTCTAATAAATCAGAAGAACATTAA
- the mtgA gene encoding monofunctional biosynthetic peptidoglycan transglycosylase: protein MWKKIKQLIFIVLVLNVVFIIWGRFFNPPITLTQIGGLFEYGKLHRDYISYDEMGNNVKKAVIASEDQKFFDHNGFDYTAIEKAMKHNEQGKKIRGGSTISQQTAKNVFLWQGRSWVRKGLEAVYTFIIEKVWGKDIILERYLNSIEMGQGVFGVEAAAQYYFGKSSKDLSASDAAWIAAVLPNPKKYDPRNPSPYLRKKHNWIMRQMRNVSLK from the coding sequence ATGTGGAAAAAAATTAAACAGCTTATTTTCATCGTTCTTGTTCTGAACGTGGTTTTTATCATCTGGGGCAGATTTTTTAATCCGCCTATAACTCTTACACAGATAGGAGGGCTTTTTGAATACGGAAAATTGCACAGAGATTATATTTCCTATGATGAAATGGGAAATAATGTAAAGAAAGCAGTAATTGCTTCAGAGGATCAAAAATTCTTTGATCATAACGGTTTCGATTATACAGCCATCGAAAAAGCTATGAAGCATAATGAGCAAGGAAAAAAAATAAGAGGCGGAAGTACCATTTCTCAGCAGACCGCAAAGAATGTTTTCCTTTGGCAGGGCAGAAGCTGGGTAAGAAAAGGACTAGAAGCTGTTTATACTTTCATTATTGAAAAAGTATGGGGCAAGGATATTATCCTTGAAAGATACCTGAATTCCATTGAAATGGGGCAGGGGGTATTTGGTGTTGAGGCGGCAGCACAGTATTATTTTGGAAAATCATCCAAAGATCTAAGTGCTTCAGATGCAGCATGGATTGCCGCTGTACTGCCCAATCCAAAGAAGTATGATCCAAGGAATCCATCCCCATATTTGAGAAAGAAACACAATTGGATCATGAGACAGATGAGGAATGTGAGTTTGAAATAG